The following nucleotide sequence is from Amia ocellicauda isolate fAmiCal2 chromosome 14, fAmiCal2.hap1, whole genome shotgun sequence.
ATCTGATCCAGCCCAGGACCCAGGAAGCCCCAGTCCAGCAGCTTAAAGAAGTGGCTTCAATCAGTCGCTatagggccctgtgttttgtGGAACTTGTTTTTAAACTATTGTAGTCATGCAAAACTACAGGCCCTTAGCTACAGATCCATGTTCATTTCAATTAGGGTAAATTAAGTTACATTATAAGATTTAGGGGTGGATGTGACTAGTTAAAAGGACGCCCTTTCACATTTCTAATGTTGCTGGTAAAGAACAGTTCTATTGAAACCTAATTGCTCAACACTGTTTCAGTGACGCTCTACCCCAATACAGATGTGCCTCAGCAGCTCGCACTGAGAAACTAAAGAAGCACAGTGCTGAAGTTTAACAATACAGTCTACAGGATACAAGAAAAAGAGCCTAAAGCATACAATTTGAGCATTGTGAGAGTTTTCTGTGCTACTTTGCGTCACACTGGTTGGTCTTAAAGAGGTTTACTTTTCAAGAGACTTACCGGACAACTGAAATAAGGGTCACACATGACAACATACAGAAGTCCAACAGTGTTTTTGGGAAAATCACTCCGACAccgtgtgcaaagctggtacatACCTACCCTAAAAGATGGCTCTACCAAATATTAAGGTGTGAGGGTTAAAAACGTATGCAAGCAACATATCATCACCGTATAAGGTCGTCTGCtaagacataaataataatatatatatttttttcttactaatatttcccaacataaaaccaatgtcaccttacaataattgattttgactgtcagtgtttttaaataaaatatcaagcagaacaaaattgaaatgtaccatttgtaattcagtaatatgagaGAATTGCAAGGCTCTGTACACACGACGATGTTCATTTAGTTTTGGAATCAATTAGGATACGAGTTTATCATAACACAGATAACGATATACTATAACTATAACGTATATGTGTGACATACATGTCTCTTCGTTGACCATATATATGCACGCATattaatatactgtatgtatgctaTAAACAATCCGCAGCTGGGATCGATCCTTGGGAAAGTCCTGGATATTAGTTGTCAATTCAGTGCACTGGTCTCAAAGTCATTTCACCCAGAAGCAGCCGATCAGTAGCCAATCACCACAGTCCGCTCGGAAAGGAAAGTGAAAGCTGTGTGTTGTCTGTTCGCAGTGTCTTGGTTATTTGACGTGTAGTTGCAGTATTGTCTTTCTGATGGCTTTGGACACAAGCTGTTACACGACAGAAATGAACTCAGTGAAGTTGCTTGTGCTTCTCTGGTGCATCGAAGCAGCTGATGCAGGTGGGCGATTGATTGATATACGTAATACTTTAAAGCTTCCTCCTGATTGTTCTTACATTCTATATTTCTGGCCGAGTTCCATTGTATGtttcattgcatttttaatCATTAGATTGTGATCAAAATAATGTTAACTCATTCCTTTGTTATCTTTGtcaagccgttgtgacatttaacccTTAACCGGATGATAATtactatgcatttttgatatcaaaaatggaATTTCTGATCTCAAAAAtgcaattgctgatatcaacaacggcagatcattcttgatatcaacaattgttgattacatttttgatatcagaaattatggattaaatgtcacaacggcttgccatacaGTCCTCAACTTCCATTCCAACGTAAATCAACACCCTGGCACAACTACAAATCTTAACGCTAGATAATATAAACTATTATATAGGGGTTTTTTAACGTTTTTATAAGTTTTTGTCTTTGAAGAAAGGAATATACTTTCtgattattttggaaaatgttttataataacAGTAAAGCCTTCTGAGTAGAAATCCAACACTTTATGCACATTTGTAACCAGGTGTCAATAGACCCAAACATGTGACTTGTATAGATGGGGTAAACTGCccaggaaaataataatcttgccCCATCATGTATTCTGACCTGCCCCATTTGAAAAAATGACTTACGACACtgatatattaaataattctgtttaattcatgattcaattaaatatgttctaaataaattaaataaatgttcagTTCTGTTAAATGTTGTGTAGTTCTGTTAAATGTGTAGTGCtgatttaattcaattattgtAAGATGGTAATAATGATGAATATTTGTGATTTTAATCAAGATGTTACTTTTTCATGGCactgtgttttgttatttaaggtaacatgcattgttttataaacaaacattttgccCCACACTAGGGGGCATCTTCTCACAGGAACAGGTCAAGACACCCCTTTTTaagaacaaatattttattcaattattaaatagTTGATGAGTTTACTTGGATTTTTTCACATGTAATTTGTACATCCTTCTATGGACTTTGTCTTTCAACTGTTATAATTCAAGATTTCCTTCATGTGTCGGAATTAAACAAATTCTACCTTGGGGGGGTTATACACTATtacgaaaagaaaaacagctcgACAGAGATTCACCAAGAAACAAAGGATTGCGTACAATGCACAGGGGggtgaaatgtaatgtacagaCACCGACTGAATATAATTTTGAAAGTGCCATTTTCTCATCATTGTTCTCAACCGTATGTAATCAAACCGGAGAATTATGAATGTGCTTTTTTATTACCCAATGTTTAAATTTTGAATGAAAGGAAACGTCCGGGGGGCGAAGTCTGCAAATCCCCTTTCCTCCAGGCCTCTCTGAAGATAAAGTTATGTAaataacagttttgtttttactaaaAACATGAGAcgttctttattttaaatattttgaatatctctgtatgtaatgtaaaatcTTGGTGCATAGTTTAAAATGTGGTTACCTCCAAATACAGCAGTTttcacaaacatgcacacaaactGCTCCCACCGGTTTGCTCTGGGGAATTTTTATACATTCAATAATTCTGCAAGGAATGATCTGTCTAGTATTCTACCTTTTAAGTTTTGCAGATGAAGGTATCTCTGCTGAGAATTCAACACTGTTTTAAGATTCTGTCAATTCTTTGTAGTCAACAGCTTGTTATATCTCCTTGTGTCCCCCTCCAGGCTCACACTCACTGTGCTTCTTGCACACGTTGAACAGCCAGCGGACCAGCTTCGCCGAGTTCACGGCTGTGGGGATGGTGAATGACTTACACGTGGAGTACTACGATAGCGACTTGAAGAAGATTGTGTCGCGCCAGGACTGGAGCGTGGCCTCGGACACCCAGGCAGAAATGGATATGAGACTGGCAGCCACAGTGGACAGCTACCACAGCATACGTACGAGGATTCGGAACATCATGCCGCGCTTCAACCACACAGAGGGTGAGTGGGCTGACCGGATgggagccttggcagctccagGGGATGGGGAGGAATGTCCTCCAGGCATGCCCAGCTCCATACTGACAAGTAACTCAAACACAGAGCACATTTTTCCAAAACTACCAAAGactaattaattgaattgaattacgCACACAatcatatgtatatgtatgtatatatgtgtgtgtatcatcatcatcaggctgtgtgtatatatatatacaccgatcagccataacattatgacactgacaggtgaagtgaatgacactgataatctcgttatcagggcacctgtcagtgggtgggatatattaggcagcaagtgaacattttgtcctcaaagttgatgtgttagaagcaggaaaaatgggcagcgtaaggatctgagcgactttgacaagggccaaatgtGATGGCTaaacgactgggtcagagcatctccaaaactgcagctcttgtggggtgttcccggtctgcagtggtcagtacctatcaaaagtggtccaaggaaggaaaagcggtgaaccagcgacagggtcatgggcggccaaggctcattgatgcacgtggggagcgaaggctggcccgtgtggtccgatccaacagacgagctactgtagctcaaattgctgaaaaagtgaatgctggttctgatagaaaggtgtcagaacacacagtgcatcgcagtttgttgcgtatggggctgcgtagccgcagaccagtcagggtgcccatgctgacccctgtccactgccgaaagcgcctacaatgggcacgtgagcatcagaactggaccacggttatggctgatcggtgtatatatatatgtatatatataccacCATGACGTGGGTTATTCCCCTTCTGAAATGGTTCCCCTTTTCTTGGACATAGTCACAAACTAACTTTTTAATTGGAAAAAATGTGTCCTGTTTGATTGTTACATATTTGAAACTTGCCCTTTTTGCCCTTGCcctaatttattttcaaaattgtaCAGATTAAATAGCATTTGGTAATTCATTTGAATCCATTTCTGAAGGTGTCGTTGATCAGGTAAATCAGGTGATCTATGATGTCATAGCTCTGCAAGACAAGTTATCTCTGAGATGACTTGTCTTGTAGAGGTATGACATTGGCAGTGTATGCTGCTGATGATAGACagttttaatgtctatgttgaAATAGAAATAAAGACAGGTTTAGGTTCGTGTTTgtatttgattgtttattttagttaagTGTTAATATGTAGTGACTCTTGCTCCTCCCTGTGTGTAAAGTGTCAGTGCTTCAGCTTTTCTGTGTCTGGTGTCCTGCAGGAGTTCACACCTACCAGAGGCAGGCGTGCTGCGAGCTGGATGATGACGGGACAACGAGCGTCTGGGTCAGGGACGCCTATGATGGGCAGGACTTCATGAGCTACAGCAGCGAGAGCCACTCCTGGACTGCCGCCGTGCCACAGTCCATCACCGAAAAGCTGCACCTGGAAGCCACCAAACTGGGTCTGATCCACTTCTACAGACCAGCCTGCATCAACATCCTGAAGAAGTACCTGCAGTACGGCAAGAACAGCATCATGAGGAAAGGTAGGTCTCATCTGCCCATGCAGTGACCACTCACAAGTGGTTTATCGATTACATTGGGAGACTTTGGTGAAGTCAAAAAATGGTGTACTATGTGTGATTTCTGTGGCTTCTATGCCTTTGAAATGTTGATGTGTTACACTATGTTTCAACTAAAGTCTGCAGTAGTGGCAGTAGCTTGTCCCAAAAGTAGCTGAAATGTGTTGAAATTCGAGTGTAAAACAGATCTCAGCTCTTGACAATTATATTGGTGTTAGTGTCTGGCCCGGGGTGTGTGGATAAATACAGGACAGTATAGGGCATTATTGTTTTTACTGTAAAGCTGTGTTGAATACTGTTCTAGTTAAAGGGATAGGTGCTAAAATTATTCCCAAAGTTAGTTAATACCTAAAGAGTTCAACTTCCATTTCCAATATTGTTTGGGGAAGATCACTCTTATGCTTTCTCTATGGAAAGGTTTGTTGTTTCTTGTTAAAAAGTGACTCATTTGAACCTCTGCCAACTGAAAGTCAGCAGCAACCTAATACAGGTTTAACCTCAGGTTTTTGGAGTTTACCTGTCTGGCAACTAAAGCTAGTGTACATACTCAATTATAAACACCCTCTTGTCCCTACTAAAATTGATTACTCATACACTCTGGCCTGTAATACCTCAGTCCCCCTCCCCTGGACAATACAACACTCTTACCATAAAGCACTCGCTGTAATTCTCACTTATTTTCTCCCTAACTTCCTTTCTATGGCTGCTATTACTTATTCTGTACTAATCCTTTTGAATGCCTTACTGTACCTCTTTCTGGCCTATTGGTAATCATGGCCGCTCTGAATTCAGGGCACACTGAACCTATCGCTCTGGTATTTTGTTCTTCATTTCAGttgatttgattttcatttgatttattagGGTTTTATTAGTCAGTGGTGCCGTGACCATTGACTGTCAACCCTTTTGAACTTTTAAACTGTCAGATGTCACTCGATGGAGGTGATGCCATGCAAAAGGCACTTAATTTATTGGTGGTTTATTTCAATAAATTGCATATTCCATGCCTAGTGAGTAGAAACGGGTGATGAGTTTTTCATGATTGGGACAATGTACTGAATTTAAGGAAAAGAGCAGCGGACATACTTCACTAAAAGCAAGTTGCTAACCTCACATAACTGGCAAAAAAATAACCATAGATTTACAGAGATTTAAATTTAAGGGTTAAAGAACAGAGATTTTTGCAGCACATGTGTTAAAATAAACGGGGCGGTGgtgtatcttgttttcaattaaCACTTCACTGACAAGTCTTACCTCCCTTATATTGCAGTGTATCCCAGGGTGAGGGTGATCCGCAAGCCCTCAGTTGCCCAGGGAGAGACTCACGTCACCTGCCTAGTGACCGGCTTCTACCCCCGGACGGTGGAGGTGACCCTGCTCAGAGACGGGCATCCAGTGCCGGGAGAGAAGGTGACGGGTGGGGAGGTGCTGCCCAACGGAGACGGGACCTACCAGCTGAGAAAGACCCTGACTGTGGATGAGGACGAACAGTGGCTGCATAAATACTCCTGCCAGGTCAACCACACCAGCCTGGACAACAAGATGGTCATTGACTGTGGTGAGGCTGTGGTGAAGCTGAGACTGATTTTTGTGGTGACagatttattatgattatgaatcTGATTATGAAACCAGAATACTGTTTTCTAAGCACTTAATTCCTGCCCTGGCTTATGATCTAGACAGCCAAGTGATACAGTAAAAGTTACATTTAGGTCAACAAAGGCAACATTAAAGCTATAGGACAGGGCCTATATTCAGCCTCAAAAGCTCTAGTATATAGTATATTCAGAAGACTACACTAAAGAAAGGCTCTGTCCTGCCCTTTCGAGTAGTTCCACTACTAGTGAAGACATGTCTGCCAGCTCTCTAATGCTCTCTTTTGATGTCTTCTTCCCTGATCACTGCAGAACTAGAGCCCGGCCCAGATCTTACCATCATCATCCCAGTTGTGGTGATTCTGCTTGCAGTTCTGGTCCTACTTGTTGCAGGGGTCGTGCTGTGGTGGAGACGAGCCTGTGAGTGACTCCTCTATCTGCACTCTAAAGCATTGGCATTTAGCAGTAGGACAGCTTATTAATGTACATGTGCAATCTACCCATTCCCCTTATGTCCCCAATCTGGGGACCTCCTTGCCTTCACAAGATCCCCTGTCCTCCTACATGTAAAATCTTTTGGGAAATACAGCTAAATCAAGGGCCATTGGTGTGAAAATACATCAAGTTACTAATGCACTTTTACAGCCAATACTCATAAGATCTGCAAGTTGAATGATGTTTCagactaatgagagactcattAATGCTGTTACTTATGCATATGTTACTTATTATACTTATACTTATGTTACTTATCCTGTGTTTTGTGGAACTTGTTTTTAAACTATTGTAGTCATGCAAAACTACAGGCCCTTAGCTACAGATCCATGTTCATTTCAATTAGGgtaaattaagttaaattatAAGCTTTAGGGGTGGATGTGACTAGTTAAAAGGACGCCCTTTCACATTTCTAATGTTGCTGGTAAAGAACAGTTCTATTGAAACCTAATTGCTCAACACTGTTTTAGTGACGCTCTACCCCAATACAGATGTACCTCAGCAGCTCGCACTGAGAAACTAAAGAAGCACAGTGCTGAAGTTTAACAATACAGTCTACAGGATACAAGAAAAAGAGCCTAAAGCATACAATTTGAGCATTGTGAGAGTTTTCTGTGTTACTTTGCGTCACACTGGTTGGTCTTAAAGAGGTTTACTTTTCAAGAGACTTACCGGACAACTGAAATAAGGGTCACACATGGCAACATACAGAAGTCCAACAGTGTTTTTTGGAAGCCCTCTGCTTCTCTACACGTCACCTTTTGGCTGCCTGCCTatgttggggaaaaaacaaagggATCTTACTGCCACCTAGTGAGTAAGACTGGAACTACACAAACAGTCACACCTTTCCTGTTGTAGCTAGTGCCGAGGTCTCTGGCCCTGGTCCTGGTCCTGAAGAGACCGTATGCAGGCGGTTTTCTAGCTGATCCCTAAATCACATAGAGTTGGAACAATCAATCATCCAGTGAGAGAAAAATTGCTGCTCATTAAGTGAAAGGACCTGAGGTGCTGCaggatattcaggcatttgaccCCATTGATACCACAGTACTGCATTGATTAACCAGGCAGATTGTCTGTATAAAGTAACGATTTATGGGGGTGTCCTATACGTTCTGCTGGACTGGgcatctccaggaccagggctggagacgaCCGAGCTGAATCGACCCTTTTATACGTTTTCAGAATTGAGATTTCAAATTCAGTGTTAGCACCTTTCATGGTACAGGCCCTCACAGCGGTTTACAGAAGCACTGttactgtttaaaaacaaaacaaataaaaacatactaaaGTGACTGACTACCTGCCTTTGTAGCTGTAATGAGCATCGTCAACCACTTCTCAATTAAGTCACAGGTCTGATAACaaaataaaggtttattgagAACTACTTCCATTTCAGGAGATGCTCTTTAAAGGGTAGGTACACCTGTCTTAGTTTCACAGTGATAATATAACAGCAGTCTCCATGGCCACCCTCAGTcacaatgtttacattttttcttcccCCAGTATCCATTATGATCTATCTGCCAGCAGCCTGactcagttaaagaagtgattTGGTCAGCTAGTGATCTGGTGGCAGCGCACGCAGCTAATGAGATGTAGTGTAAAATGTGCACCTGGTATGAAACGCCCTGACACTGACCTGACACAATAATTCACTTCCTAAACTTGAGAGCCCTTGCCTCCAGTGTTGTGAAGCCTGTGGGGATTTACAGAGAATCCCAAACCCTGTCACAGTATTACACTAAAGAGATTCAGTTTCTTTGAATCTGTCTGTTGGGAGGTTAactgctgctgtctgtctgtggatGGCAGTGTGAGCCAGGGTGTCAGTACGTGTGTGACTCTGTCACTTTGTGCCAGCCGGTGTGTGTcggtttgtcagtgtgtgtcggaGGGATTGCTCAGTGATGGTGCGAATCTGTTCTTTCTGATACTCTGAATAAAGCCGTGGTGAATCCACTGTGTGCAGTCCGACTGTGCTGCATTCTGGGGAGATATATTTAACTCCAATATATGGGTTTTTATAGATTGTCTGAAAGATGTCTTTTGCAAACATTTAGTTCAATCATTCACAAAGCGGAGAGACACTTATAACAGAGGTTGTACCCTGCTTTTAGGTCAATTCGATATATATTTTGGTGACAATTTGGAACAGAACAACAAATCCTTTGAACTACCTCCGACTGCAATCAGCGTGTTTGTGCGCAATTTGGAAATACTGTTACCTCTGCTTACCACAATATTCCTTTCAGACAATGTTACTTGTTAGTTACTTGTTTATGTGAAGTGTTTTGAAGACAGAGTAGAGTAAAGTTTGTTTTACTGTAGTGGCCATTGCAGTAACAGGTCGTGTTGTTTTTGGAAGAGTTACAAACTGTCCAGGAATGAACTCTGTGAAGGACTGGACTGTTACCATACCTGATTCCCAAAACTTCAAGATAATGTCAGATTTAATGAAAATCTGGGTGTCCCCACCCACTACAACCGTCTAATCTCTACCCCCACACCTCTGTCTCTTAGATCTTCTCTGCCTGTGGgtgaaattctctctctctctctctctatcactctctctatctctctcctgcATTCCTTCAGGGTTACACCACAATACAGtcacccacactcacatatgtatatacactgtaATAATGGGACCAATGTCAACATTATTACAGTAGTAACATTGTACTAGCAGAGGTGCTGTGCTGCGTAAGGGAGCGAGGGTtgtgttgggggggtgattGTAGCCAGCCAGTACAGTATTAATTATTGGGATATTCTGTGCAACAGTTGAATCCATCAATCTTTCTCAGAGTTCTATCAATCAGCTAGATAGAACACTTCTGGGAGGAACTGGAATGGCAGGGCAGGATAGCaattattatatacactcacctaaaggattattaggaacacctgttcaatttctcattaatgcaattatctaaccaaccaatcacatggcagttgcttcaatgcatttaggggtgtggtcctggtcaagacaatctcctgaactccaaactgaatgtctgaatgggaaagaaaggtgatttaagcaattttgagcgtggcatggttgttggtgccagacgggccggtctgagtatttcacaatctgctcagttactgggattttcacgcacaaccatttctagggtttacaaagaatggtgtgaaaagggaaaaacatccagtatgcgtcagtcctgtgggcgaaaatgccttgttgatgctagaggtcagaggagaatgggccgactgattcaagctgatagaagagcaactttgactgaaataaccactcgttacaaccgaggtatgcagcaaagcatttgtgaagccacaacacgtacaaccttgaggcggatgggctacaacagcagaagaccccatcgggtaccactcatctccactacaaataggaaaaagaggctacaatttgcacaagctcaccaaaattggacagttgaagactggaaaaatgttgcctggtctgatgagtctcgagtctcgatttctgttgagacattcagatggtagagtcagaatttggcgtaaacagaatgagaacatggatccatcatgccttgttaccactgtgcaggctggtggtggtggtgtaatggtgtgggggatgttttcttggcacactttaggccccttagtgccaattgggcatcgtttaaatgccacggcctacctgagcattgtttctgaccatgtccatccctttatgaccaccatgtacccatcctctgatggctacttccagcaggataatgcaccatgtcacaaaggtcgaatcatttcaaattggtttcttgaacatgacaatgagttcactgtactaaactggcccccacagtcaccagatctcaacccaatagagcatctttgggatgtggtggaacgggagcttcgtgccctggatgtgcatcccacaaatctccatcaactgcaagatgctatcctatcaatatgggccaacatttctaaagaatgctttcagcaccttgttgaatcaatgccacgtagaatgaaggcagttctgaaggcgaaagggggtcaaacacagtattagtatggtgttcctaatattcctttaggtgagtgtatgtcgttcttggcagacacccttatcccgcatgacttacagtttacacgagcattacagaagtgcagaaatacaaatCAATCCAAAATTCAATCTTAGCATTACAAAAAGGCAGTAGTAAGAATTGTAAGCATTACAAGAGTGAGATGTTACAGTGTTCCTCTGGGTGTCAGTCAAAAGGCTCACAGGCCGGTGTGAGACGTTACataatgtaaatacagtgtaaacagtgcactgactgactgaacactacagtacatttacaTTAGCACAGGGGTTTCCAAGCCTGTCCTGGAGGAccacctgccctgctgttttttatataactgagtcttatattgcattgttagttcagttaaggaatcaattaagcaattacgaTCTCGGTTGGTACCGAGGTAtcccagcaggacagggggtcctccagaaCCTGTTTAGGAAATCCTGCTTTAGCACACAGAGAAGCTGGGGAAGTAAAGGGGGGTATATTGACCATTTCACTTTACATAAAGGTCAATTTGGTTTTTATTAACTTCTTAGCAGACACACCTACCCAGagtgacttacagttttcacaagaaacattttccaaagcatcacaaagtgcagtaaatacagtccacaacaaaaataatgtgtaataaaccaaataaacaaacaagtgcAGAGTCCTGTCCCTGGTGTGTGGTAGGCGTTAAAATGACATTATAGAAGCGAAagcaatacatttgaaataggAGCATAGTTTAATATCAAAGTGTGTAAGAGCAAGAGTGCTGAGCTGTGAAGGAAATTAGGCTGCGGTAGGGAGTGATCTGGAGGGGGTGCAGGAACAGATACGAGTCTGCAAACAGTCCAAGCACACTGACTgagactggacactgcagtacagtgttgCCAGATGTTAAAGATAGTATCAAACTCTGCACTTTAGATTTTGAACATCGTacactacaagaaaatgcatTCGAGTCCGCGACCTGACGGTGCCTTGTCCTCCGAGTCCACCGGTATAATGATCGTACATTTGAACAGAAACCCTgagcgacagggtcatgtggGAAAGATGGCAAATACCAGCTCCCGACTTGATGAAAGTAACAGTGatcaggtgggctggtctgacagtcactGTGCAACACATCTGATGTCACACTGACTGACCCAGACTGACAGGAGCAGCTACATTATAATCAAAGCATGTggacaatcgctttctacatattacatgtgtgtatttcatacagcctttattcgcatctttatcaatggcgccagtcattttgtaggtgactgtgcatatacagtatatagtgtgtatgtgtgcatgtatgtatgtatgtgtgtgtgcgtttcttacctacacatcaactgggacatcacatgctcttaatgaatacgatgcccctccatGTGCCTCTTGCTATATGACGTGATCTCCATGTTGtctgagcagctgaattaaagtcTGCAGGtgacattaatatgaacatgatattaaacatgttactgtgcacgtagcaggtggatcctgtgttgtgtgtcagtgctgtatgttGGGCTCAATGGCGGTGATCAGTGATTGcgcagctcttgactgcaggtctgcgcacacaggggctttaatgagtcgctgaaccggcgctgctgttgaaaccgataCAGTCGACACcatccagaccagcccacctgcgcACTGATTGGGTCAATTGAAATAAGGGTCACACATGACAATATAGAGCAGTCCAACAGTGTTTTTGGAAGCCCTGCCGTGTCAGACCCCAGTGTGCACAGTCCTGCCCCTGCCATACTGCCTCACTGTGATCTCAGTGTAAAAGGAAGTATCTCACAGCATGCATCTGTGGTGGGTACAGAAGCGTGAACAAAGTATATTAAACTAATATGAAATATGCGTGAACAGACCAGAGAGTATTAACTTTCTGTGACTAAAAGTGCGTGTATTTGAATGTACTTTATAGTAGGCATTACACTTGTTAATGTGTGATGATCGATGTTTCTGGCCTAGTTTATTGGAGCAGCTGATGACTCGAttgcttttccttttctctGATCGTTCACCTGAAGGGGGAGGGGCCGCGCTGCATAGACAATACAGAGACTCTGATGAGGCGGCAGCGTTCCTGTGTCCtgtcattatttaatataattatttcccCCTCATCAGgtaatacatgtataaatgtaatgttgaaTGTATCGTTAATTTGTTGGAAAAGGTGTGAAGTGTGAAAGTCAATGTTTAAAGCGTTAATACGCTTGTgaacagattttaaaagttgggtCGGAGTTTGGCCTGTACATCACGCTAGTTATGCTAGTGATGGAGACCATGCGGTCTCGGAAATAGCACGGCAGCCAACGAGTTAATGTAGGTGCGTCTCCcaagtaatacaattattattattggtcaaGTTACAGATGCATGTGTTTTGGAAAATAATGCCTTTGTTCATCCAAATGCGCTGAGTTCTAGAAATGTATGTATGAGAAAAACTAATCGTTGGTGATACATGtacattttcagtgtttatGTGAATCTTAATTTTTCACTTACTCAAGGAAAattagatgttttattttggtgCAGCTGTATAGAGTTCATTC
It contains:
- the LOC136767892 gene encoding major histocompatibility complex class I-related gene protein-like is translated as MALDTSCYTTEMNSVKLLVLLWCIEAADAGSHSLCFLHTLNSQRTSFAEFTAVGMVNDLHVEYYDSDLKKIVSRQDWSVASDTQAEMDMRLAATVDSYHSIRTRIRNIMPRFNHTEGVHTYQRQACCELDDDGTTSVWVRDAYDGQDFMSYSSESHSWTAAVPQSITEKLHLEATKLGLIHFYRPACINILKKYLQYGKNSIMRKVYPRVRVIRKPSVAQGETHVTCLVTGFYPRTVEVTLLRDGHPVPGEKVTGGEVLPNGDGTYQLRKTLTVDEDEQWLHKYSCQVNHTSLDNKMVIDCELEPGPDLTIIIPVVVILLAVLVLLVAGVVLWWRRACE